Below is a genomic region from Pyrococcus kukulkanii.
CATAGCCGGCGTCGATCCCTTCACAGTAACTCCAGAAGAGTTTGTTAAGCTGGCAAAAAGCGATGAAAGGGTGGCTAAAGGCTACAATGCAATGGTAGAGGCCATAGTTAAGGATGTCTTCACTTTGCTTCCTTCAGTAAAACCGGAGGCAATATACCTGAGCGGTAGATTCTCGAGAATTCCGGAGTTCTTCAAGGACGTTAAGGATGCATTAGAAGATGCATTCTCCAAGTACGGCTTTAGTGTTGAGGTGAGGAAGCTAGAGAGCAGGGCTAAGGCCAAGGAAGCCGCAGAGGGTAGTGCAATAATAGCGAACGGCATTGCCGGAGGAATGTACAAAGAGCTAGTTGATGTCCTGAAGCTTAGGGAGAGCTCTGGAAGTATCTTCGACTGGGTTTACTTAAAGGAGAGGGAGAAGCTTAGGGTCTTTGAGGAGCTTGAGCTTTAACTTTATATTTTACATATGCCAAGTATTCTTGGTGAGTGAAATGGAGTTCAACTTGATTATAGCTGGAGTTGGCGGTCAAGGAGGTTTGACGCTCTCGAGGATAATAGGGAACGCGGCGATGGTCGAGGGCTACAGGGTTAGAATTGGTGAAACCCTGGGGATGAGCCAGCGTTATGGTAGCGTTCTCAGCTATCTAAGATTTGGTGACAATGTTTATTCCCCCCTGATAGAGGAGGGGAAAGCTAACTTAATGCTTGCCCTTGAGCCCGTAGAAGCTTTAAGAAACGCAAGGTTCCTGGGTAAAGATAGCTATGCTATAATAAATGCCTACCCAATCCACACGGCAACTACCCTAGTTGGGAAGGAGAAGTATCCTGAGCTCGATGAAATTAAGAGTGCAATCGCGAAGATATGTAAGGTTGACATGATGAACTTTCAGGCCGAAGCGGATAAGATAAACCCCAGAACCCTTGGAGTACTCATGCTTGGCTACGCCTATGGCAAGGGCTTGTTACCTTTAAAGGAGGAAAGCTTGGTTGAGGGCATAAAACTTACGCTGAGGGAGAAGCTCTGGGAGATCAACTTCAAGGCTTTGGAGAGGGGAATTGAGCTCAGTCGTTATGCCGAATGAAGAATGCGTAGAACATAGCCGTTGCGAGGATGTACAGAATTGCAGTTGCATAGAAGGGGTAAGCTAAGGACACAGCAAACAGGACGCCACCGGTGTAGTTACCTAGGGCTCTCATAAATGTTGAAAATGCTCTCCTTATCCCTGCCGCTGTTGCTTTTTCTTCCGTTGAGAAGAATCCCATCATGAATGAGTCGTTTACCGGCCACACTATATTCATCAATATTGAACGAACCACGTAAACGATCGCTGCCAGGAGGAACGTTGGTAAGGAGGGGAAGATAAGGAAGAGCAATGCTGCGCTCCACTGGAAGTACGTGATGACCTTAACGGGGCCTATTTTATTGACGAGCTTTGGAAGGAGGAATGAGCCGAGTCCCATGACGAGCTGTTGGCCAAAGAACACCCAGCTTATGTCCCTAATGTTTCTCCCAAAGCGCATGTTGAAGTAGATGCTCATGAACGGTATCGTTATCCCCGCCCCAAGGCCTATTATGGCACTTGGCAGTGAGAACTTGAGGATCTTAGCTACTAAATCTTTTCTCCACTTGATCTTTTGCTCTCTTACGGGAACGTCCTTTATTATGGCCAGGGCGGGAAGGACGATTGCGAACTGGATCAAGGCTAGGGATAGTATAATCCTATATGCGATCTCTTTGGGCATGCCGTTGCCCATTAGGTATCCCGGCAAGTATCCTGCAACGAGAACTCCAAGGGCATTTGCAAGGGTTCCGAGGCCGAATGAATATGAGAACAACTTGTGTCTCTCCTCTTCACTTGAAACCTTCTCACTTAAAAGGGCTGAATAATTTGGATCCCTTAATCCCATGTTTATGCCTACTAAAAAGAATCCCGCGATGAGTGTGAGGAAGTTGAATGCTAGGATTTGAAGTACTCTTCCAAGCGCCCCCAGGATGGCTGCTATTATCAACGTTTTCTTGTACCCAATCTTTAATGATATCTGGCCTGCGAGGAGAAAGAAAACTCCACCCGTTAGGGTTTGGATTGAGAAGAGGATACCCATTTTATCCATTCCATAACCCAAGGCTTTAAGGTAGAAGGGCATTATGAACCAAGAAAACTGCAGGAAGAGCTGACCTACGGCAGTTGCTATGACAAGCACTGGAACGTCCTTCTCCATGTTTGTAACGAATGTCATAGCGTTTATAAGATTATCGAAGTGAGCTATTTATTGCCAATGTTGTCTAAATATCAATGGTGGAATCTATGGAGTTTAGGAAGATACAATTCACTGGCAGGAGCTCATATATAGTTTCTCTTCCAAAGTCGTGGGTTAAGGAGCACGGATTAAAGCAGGGGGATATAGTTTCTCTCACGGTGAACCCCGATGGCAGTATAACGATTTTCCCTGGGAAACCTAGGGATCACGGGCTTAAGAAGACCTTGAGGATATGCAAGAAGTTCTCCCCTGATATGGCCGTTAGGCTGGTTATTTCAGCATACATTCAGGGGTACGATACTATAGAGATACTTCTCGAAGATGAGATGCCCCTGTATAAAGTTGCAGTTAGGAAGACGTTGCAGAGCCTTCCTGGGGTGGAGATAATACTTGATGAGCCCCAGAAAATAGTTGCTAAAAGTTTGTTGGATGAAGAGGAGATAAACCTTGCCGAGTTGCTCGGGAGAATGGAGTCCATAGTTAAGTCAATGTTTGGGGATCTTGAGTTAATTCTTCAAGATCCGAAGAATAAGGAGTTGCTCAGGGATATAAATGATCTAGAAAACGAGCTTGACAGGTTCTACTTCCTCATAATCAGGGCCGTAAACAGGTTATTATCCAAGAGGGGAGTCAGCGAGGAAAGTGGTATAATAGGGAGGACTTTTGATTTGATAGGCGTTCTCCTGATAGCAAGGAACATTGAGAGGATCGGGGATCACATAATGAGGATAGCCGAAAACCCAAGCGAGATCAACGTCCCCTATCTCATAGAAAAATTTACCGAGATCCTGTCTCAAGTGGAAACGAGGGACTTGGAGAAAGTTGATAAATTAATGCTCGAGCTTAGTGAAGAGGCCAAGAAAATAGACTACAGGGCTTCTATAGCAATGGACAGCTACAGAAGGATCCTAGAGTACCTAGAGAACATAGGTGAAACGATAATTAATATGGCAATAAGCTAACGTTTCCATAATTCTTTTAACCTTTCGACCTCGTTAAATATGGGGATAAAGATGGTTGCTATAATCGTTCACGGGGGAGCGGGTACTATAAGAAAGGAAGACAGAATACCAAAAGTTATAGAGGGGGTTAAGGAGGCTGTTTTAGCAGGATGGAGGGAATTAAAGAAGGGCTCTGCCTTGGATGCCGTTGAAGAGGCCGTGAAGGTTCTCGAAGATAATCCTCTGTTTAACGCAGGAACGGGGAGTGTTCTCACAATAGATGGAAAAGTTGAGATGGATGCTGCGATAATGCGCGGTAAGACGCTTGAGGCTGGAGCGGTTGCCGGCATATGGGGGGTTAAGAATCCAATAAGCGTGGCAAGGAAGGTCATGGAGAAGACCGATCACGTTCTCTTGGTTGGTGAGGGGGCAGTTAAGTTCGCGAGGTTGATGGGCTTTCCTGAATACGATCCGGTAACGGAGGAAAGAAAGAAGCAATGGGCCGAGCTTAAAGAAAAACTTCTAAAAGGTGAAGTCAGGCACTGGAAGAAGCTTGGGGAGCTCATAAAGGAGTACCCAGAAGTGTTGAGGAGCACAGTTGGAGCTGTAGCTTTCGACGGCGAGGAAGTTGTGGCAGGAACTTCCACGGGGGGAGTATTCCTGAAGATGTTTGGAAGGGTTGGGGATACACCAATAATCGGCGCTGGAACATATGCAAATGAAGTTGCCGGAGCTTCATGCACAGGACTTGGGGAGGTTGCGATAAGGCTAGTTCTAGCCAAGACGGCCACCGACTTTGTACGCTTGGGGATGGACGCCCAGGCTGCGAGTGATGCCGCGATAAGCCTTGCAACCAAGTACTTCGGCAAGGATACGATGGGGATAATAATGGTGGACTCCCAGGGGAATGTAGGTTTTGCCAAGAACACTAAGCATATGAGCTACGCCTACATGAAGGAGGGTATGGAAGAGCCGGAGGCTGGTGTTTAGTGGGAGGTTTTAAGCATCTTTGGTTTCTCAACCTCTCAACGTTCTTCTTTTTCCTGGGGATAAGCCTCCTTAACCCTCTAATCTCTCCTTATGCGATAACCTTAGGGGCTCAGCCCTTCCTCGTTGGATTAGTTGCGGGAGTTGCGAGCGGTGTCTCCCTCATCTCAAAGCTGTTTGGTGGCTATGTGGGAGATAGGGGATACAGGTTTCATGCGATGTTTCTGGGCAACGTTCTCGGCGTAGTGTCTGGACTTCTGTACATATTCTCAGGCCTTTCTGGTAGTATAGCGGTTTTTGCCTTGGGAAGGGCAATTCATGGCTTTGCCATGGGCATTTTCTTTCCCTCTTCACTATCCTCTGCTGTAGATCTGGCACCTGAGGGTAGGGTTGGTGAGGCCCTTGGGTGGAGGGGCATGATGTTCTCCCTGGGGAACATCGTGGGGCCTGCAATCGGAGGCTTTATATCGGACAAATTTGGCTTTACCTTCGCCTTCGCTTTAACCATCGCATTCTCCATACTTGGTGCACTCTTCGTGCTCTCCGTGTGGAGGGAGACAGGTGAGATTAAAGCAGGAAAACATGAAGAGCACGCGAGCTATGGGGAGCTCCTAAAGCCCTTCTTTGTTTCGGCCTCCCTTGCACTTTTCTTCATTTCAATGGCTTACTCTGGCGTAGTCACTTTCTTACCGGCTTTATACAAGGTTTCAGGTTTAGGCCAGGGCGTGTTTGGTATCTACATGATGCTGATGGGCTTCTCTTCATTTCTCACGAGGTTAGTGGGAGGTAAGAGCGCTGATAGAATGGGGCCAATCCCCGTTGCGAGGTTTGGGATCTTCATGATCTTCCTGGGGTATCTCTCCCTGCTCAAGTTTAAGTTTCCTCCCTATTCCTATGTTCCCGCGGTTGTGTCTGGACTAGGCTTCGGGCTTTCGCTTCCAGCCCTTCAGTTCATGGCTTTGGCTAAGTTACCCCAAAAGATAAGGACAATGGGGTCGAGCATATACACGATGTTCTTTGATTTAGGAATGCTCTCGGGTCAAGTCGTATTAGGCTATATCGCCCAGCTTAAGGGGTACAACGGCGTGTTTCCCCTTGTAGCTTTCCTTCCAGTTGTCTCCATAATCTTGGTAAATGCTCCCCTTTTGTGGAGGGATAGGAATGAAAGTTAGAGTATCTTACGGGACTGCAATTGCAATGGGACTGGTAAAGGCAAAACTCCTCGCGAGGCCAACCACCGCCTATTTGATGACGTACTATGAGGGCAAGTGCTTGAACGACTGCAAGTTCTGCCCCCAGGCAAGGTCGAGTAGAGCAAGTGCCGATAAGCTCTCGAGGGTCACATGGCCGGCATTTGATCTATCCCAAGTCGTTGAGAAGTTTCCCCAGGGAGGGTTCAGGAGGATATGCCTCCAGACGATAGACTACCCTGGCTTGATTGATGACGTTTTTACCATCCTCAGGGCGTTTCGTAGGTACAACACCCCAATTTCGGTATCAATAACTCCAGTTGAAAGGTGTGTCCTTGAGGAGTTTAAAAAGCTGAACGTCGACTACATCGGGATAGGCTTGGATGTTGCGAGTGAGTGGTTGTACAATGAAATTAAGGTTTCAAGACATTCCTGGGAGGACATGTGGAGCTTCTTTGATGATGTTATTGAAGTGTTCGGAAAAGGCAGGGCCGTGGTTCACATAATAGTAGGGCTTGGTGAGACTGATTATGAGCTTCTAAGGACTATAGCTGAAGTGTACGAGAGGGGGGGTATTGTGTCTCTCTTCGCGTTCACGCCAATCAAGGGGACTCCACTTGAGAACTACAAACCTCCCTCCGTAAAGAGGTACCGCCGGATTCAATGGGCCCACTACCTTATAAAGACAGGAAAAGCAACTTTGAGGGATTTTGAGTTCGATGAAGATGGTAACTTGGTGGGATTCCCCAGGGATGGTGTCAATCCCATAGCCTTCGTAACCCAGGGATGTCCTTGGTGCAACAGACCCTATTACAACGAGAGACCTGGCAAAGAACCTTACAACTTCCCAACTTCTGAGATGGTTGAGATTGAAAATATTAAGAAGGAGTTATTCTAGCTCCTCTTCCTCTTCCGCCTTTTCATTTGAAAGCTCTCTCAGCTTGTCTATTCCAGCTCCAACAGCTATTAGCACGTCTCCCTCTTTTATTGTTTCATCGCTTGAGGGGTTGTATATGTACCTGTTCCCCCTCTTGATGGCTATTAGCCTTACTCCAATCTTTGAGGGTAGCTTTAGTTGTTTTAGGGTTTGTCCGATTAGTATCGAGCCTGAGTGAACCTTAACCCTACCTATCTCCTCCTCGACATCGTGCATTATCTTCCTTATTATCGGATGGGGCTCGACGTCTCTCAGCACTATATCTGCAATTTCATACGCTGAATCGCTTATCTGCTCGTTTATCGTGGCCATTTCTATAACGCTTAGCATGCTTTCAGGATCATCCAAATTCTTTGCTGCCCTTAGTGCTAACTTTTTCACCTTTAGCGTTAGCTCGTCAATCTTTTCCTCTAGAATATAGACCTCCTCCGCTATTTCCTCGCTGTTGTACATGACTGAGGAGAGTGCTAAGTCAACCATCAAGGAGGAGAGGTTCTTCATTTCAATAAGGCAATCTTTAATCTCCTCTAACTCTTTCATTTCCTATCACCCTGATTACTCCCCTAGCGATTTCCTTCAGCTGATCTATTGACGTTCTAGTCCCCCTGCCTATGAGTATATCTCCCGCTCTTATCCTGAATTCCTTATCTGGTCCGAATATCCACCTCTTTCCTCTCCTAACGGCTATTATCCATACTCCCGTGTTGCTTGCCAGCTCAAGCTCTCCCAGCGTCCTTCCGACGAGTACGGAATCTGGGGAAACGACTATTCTTCCGATTATTTCTTCTCCCTCTAAAATGGTTTCCTTTATTATTGGGTGTAGCTCCACCCCCTCAAGAACCATCTTTGCTAGGTCACCCGCGGCATTTGATATGTCCTCTATCGCATTTGCCATTTGGAGTATGGTAGTTGCCTGTTCAGCCTCTTTAACGTTCCTTGCTGCGAGAACTGTATGAGTCATTAGCTGGTAGTTGAGGAGATCCATTCTCTCTTCGAGGTCAAGAACTTCCTCTGCTATCTCTTTGTCTCCGAAGAGAATTGATGCATATGCGAGATCAATCATGAGCTCAACGGTGTTCTTCATCTCTATGAATATTTCTTTCACGCTCTTAGGTTCGTACTTAAACTCCTCGATATCTTCCATTTCTCCTTGACCCCTCCGGAATATGTAAGTTAACAAAGAATTAAAAGTTAACTCAGAACACCGAGTTTAACCTTCCACCATCAACGGGTATCATTGCACCGTTTATGTAAGATCCAAGATCGCTCGCTAGAAACGCCACGAGGTAACCTATTTCCTCGGGCTTTCCTAGTCTTCCAAGTGGAATTGGGCTTGCATAGTCTTTTAGAGCTTCCTCGAGAGTTTTACCTTCCCTCTCGGCTTTGTCCTTTGCGAGCTGTATCACTCTGCCTGTTTCTATTATCCCAGGCATTATCCCGTTAACCGTTATCCCCTTAGGCCCAAGTTCCTTTGCCAGCGTCCTCACGAGACCTGCCAGTGAAATTCTCACAACATTGCTTAATGCTATGTTCGGGATCGGCTCCTTAATTGCAACGCTCGTTAAGTAGATTATTCTGCCAAACTTCTTCCTTTCCATCCCTGGGACGAGCTCTTTCGTTATGTAAACCGCTGGATATAGGAGAAGGTCAACCGCCTTCTCCCAATCCTCCATGGTCATCTCCATGAAGTAGCCTGGCTTTGGCCCCCCAGTAGAATAGAAGAAGATATCTGGATCGCCAATGTCCTTGACCTCCCTAACCGCCCTTGCGAGATCCTCCCTCTTGGTTAAATCGGCCACTATGTATGAAACGTTAACGTCTGCGACCTCTTTAATTTTCTCTTTGGCCTTCTCTAAGTTATCCTTATTTCTCGAGAGAAGTATCACGTCAGCTCCTGCAATTGCCAGAACTTTTGCCACTCCAAACCCTATTCCCTTGCTTGATGCCGTTGTAAATGCAAGCCTTCCACTGAGGTCTATCTTTATCATCCTAGACCACCATTCCAAGTTGCGCGGTAATGTTTAATATCACCTTCGCTAATGTAAGTTGATGGTAATTAAGGAACTTGAGATTGAGGCTAAAAAGTTCGAAGAGAGGGCAAAAGTTTTGGAGGATGTGCTTGAGAGGCAGGCATCTTCCCTTTCCTCGAAGTATGGATCTAGACTTAGCAGGAATAAAGAGGGCTACATTTACATTCTTTTCATCGCCATGCTTGTCCTAGAGATTCTCGTGTTAGCATTCTTCAGAGCTCGCTTTAAGGTGCTCGATATAAATATTGAGAGCATCATGTACCTTCTCTTAGCATTCTTGGCCCTCTTGATACTCATGCTCTTCTTTGGAAGGAGAAAGAGCGAGGAAGGAACTGGAGATATTAGAGAGAAAATCGATGAATACAGGAAAGTCAGCAAGTTCTACTCCAGACTTAAAGAAGCCATAGAGAGAGGAGGTAGGGAGGATATAACTAAGCTTGCAGATGAAATCCTTGAGGATCCCCTGTTATCTAAGGCACTAAAAAACTCTGGCGTTGGCGATCCTAAGGTTATAGCTTACTCCCTCTATCTCTATGCTAACAGGGATAAGGTTGATAACTCCGAAGTGGAGGAAGTTAAGGGAATGCTTGGGTATCCTCTGAGAAAACTGTTTGAAGGTGAAGCTGATGAGAATTGAAGTTCCATCGAGAGAGTACATGAGCGAGCTTTCAAGGGTGTTGAGCAAGGCCGGGATAATGAACAAGACGAAGGAAGAGCTGGCTTGGGAGATATCTCACGTAGTTAGCATAAAAAAGAAGTTCTCCGAATTCGGTGGAATAAGCGTTGAGGAGGTTAGAACTAGGCTTGAAGAAATTGAAAGTGTCTTTAATTCACTCATGGAGAAACTTAAGGAGCGCGAACTTTCTTTTGAGGAGCTGATAGATGACCCAACTGTTGTTGAGGTTCTGGAGGCGCTTGAGAAAGCTGGGGCAATAGAGGTTATCGAGGATGAGAAAATAAAACTGGTGAAGGAAGTCCCTTTGGAGGAACTTGAAATTGAAGTTGATCTGCCGATAGAAGAGGTGTGGGACAAAATAGAGGAGCTCGAAGAGGCTGGGGGTAAATTGGTTACGGAAGTAAAGCTCGTAAAGCGGTACTATGTGGAGATAATGGAAGTCGAGCTTGAGGCCATTCAAAAAGCTTTGGAGATAGCCGAGGAGTACACCGATGAAGAATCCCTCCTTGAGTCCACTATTTCAGGAGTTGCCAAGAGTGCACTGGCCCAGGTAATACTTGCCTTTGTGAAGGAAATAAGGAGAAAGGACGAGCTTTTAGATATCCTCCTGTCTATGGAGCCAATCAACTTTGAGGGGGACAAGGCAACTATGAGAATATACTTCGACGAGGATGCCGTTGAAGATTTACTCAAGGAGTTGCAGACATTGGGCTATCTAAAGGTAAAGGGGAATAGGATATGGTTTTATTAAGATTTCGGAAGGTGTGGCAGTATCCAGCTTAAGAACCCATCTAGGCTCCTGGTCTGTATATAGACATCACCAGTGCCTCTGAATTCAAACACTAGGCCTTCGCCGCTGAAGAGGGTGCTCTTAAGCCCTCCCATCCTTTTTATCGTAAAGTCTATCCCTTCGGTAAATGCAACCATGTGTCCTGTGTCTACGATAAGGCTTTCTCCATTGAGCGATATCTTTTGAATAGCTCCGTAGCTCGAGAGGAACACCATCCCTTTCCCCCTCATCTCCAAGAGAAATACTCCTTCCCTTCCAATGAAGGTCGTGGCTCCACCGAACTTAACGTCTATATCTATGTTCTCTGAAGCAGCTATGAAGGCTCCGCTCTGTGCGTACAGCTTTCCATCTATCTCGAGCCCTATTATGTCCCCAGGATATCCTGGGGCAAATCCAACTTTTCCTGGGCCTCTGAAAACGTTGACAAAGAAGCTCTCCCCGCCTAGAATTGATCTTTTAAGTGCTCCAAATATTCCTCCTCTTGCCTTAGTTTCTAGGGAAACTGTTGGATCCATATAAACCATCGCTCCAGCTTCAGCCTGAACGGCCTCTCCAGGGCCGAGTTGAATCTCTAGAAGAGAAAAACTTGGCCTGTGCTCTATCTTGTACTCCATGGTATCACCGAAATTAATTGGGAAAGGGGGTAATAAACTTTCTTAGAAAGTTGGTGCCTCCTCACCTGTGAGCCTCTTGTAGAGTTCCCTGTACGCCTCGATTAGGTCTCCCTTATCGAACCTGAACACGTCCTTGTCTAGACTCCTCTTAGTTTTGGCGTCCCAGAATCTGCACGTGTCTGGGCTTATCTCATCAGCCAACACTATCTCACCTTTCTTGTTCTTCCCAAACTCAAGCTTGAAGTCCACGAGTATTATTCCCCTCTCCGCGAAGTACCTTTTCAATATTTCATTAACCTTAAGGGCGATCCTCTCCATTTCCTTAATCTCTTCTTCGCTGACGCCTAGAATCTTTGCGTGGTGGTAATTTATCATGGGATCGTGAAGCTCATCGCTCTTATAATACAGCTCGACTATGGGTTCCGGCAACTCGTAACCTTCCGGAAGTGGGAGCCTTTTCTTTAAGCTTCCTGCGACAACATTTCTCACTACAACTTCAATTGGATACATCTTGAGTCTCTCAACTATCAGCCTGTTATCTCCAGCAACGCCTATGAAATGCGTCTTTATACCGTGCTCCTCAAGGAGTTTAAACAATCTCGCGGAAATTTGGGCGTTCAGCCATCCCTTTCCTTTAAATTTGGCTTTTTTAACTCCATCAAAGGCCGTTGCGTCATCCTTAAACTCCATAATGAATTTGTCCTCGTCAATTGGTATCATCTTCTTTGCCTTTCCCTCGTATATGTCCATATTTTTCACCATGTTCATGTAAAAATCATAATCCTTTTAAGAGTTTTTAAACATATAACTGGCAAAAACGGGGAGAGGTGAAATAATGAGAGAAAAGTGCGGGATATTTGGGGCGTTAACCCAGGAAGCCCCTAAAAAGGCATATTTCGCTCTCATCGCACTTCAGCATAGGGGTCAGGAGGGTGCGGGGATCAGCTTTTGGGATGGTAGGATTAAGACCGTTAAGGGTCATGGGTTAGTTTCTGAAGTCTTCAAGGAGAACTCCCTAAATGGTGCTAAGTCCAGGCTTGCAATAGGCCACGTGAGGTACTCAACATCTGGATCGCTGAGCGAGGTTCAGCCCCTTGAGGTTGAGTGTTGCGGTTATAGACTTGCAATAGCTCACAACGGTACCCTGACTAATTTCCTCCCCGTGAGGAGAAGGTATGAGGAGGAGGGCTTTAGGTTTAGATCTTCCGTTGATACCGAGCTCATAGGTGTCTCTTTTCTGAGGCACTACAGTGAGCTTAAGGATGAGTTCGGGGCAATGAGAGAGGTTTTCAATGAAGTTAGAGGGGCTTACTCCATCGTCATGCTCTTTAATGGGAAACTTGTGGTTGCAAGAGATCCCGTTGGTTTTAGACCTTTAAGCTATGGCATTGGTGATGGTCATTATTTTGCCTCTGAGGATTCCGCCCTTAAGATGTTCGGGCTCGAAACAAGGGACGTTGAGCCTGGGGAAGTTTTCGTGGTTGAGGAGGATGAAGTTTACAGCAAAGTTCTGGTTAAAGCCGAAAGAAGGCACTGTGTCTTTGAGTACATATACTTTGCAAGGCCCGACAGCATTATTGATGGGATAAGCGTTTACTGTGCCCGCTACAGGATGGGGGTTGAGCTCGCCAGGGAGAGTCCTGCTGACGGTGACGTCGTTATTGCCGTCCCCGACTCGGGGAGAACTGCTGCTTTAGGCTTTGCTCATGAGAGCGGAATTCCATACATGGAGGGATTGATAAAGAACCGTTACATTGGAAGGACTTTCATAATGCCTGCGGGTAGAGGATTAAAGGTTAAGCTAAAGCTTTCGCCAGTTAAGGAAGTTGTAGATGGGAGGAGGGTAGTGCTTGTTGACGATTCCATAGTTAGGGGCACAACCATGATGAGAATAGTGAAAATGCTGAGGGATGCTGGCGCTAAAGAGGTGCACGTTAGGATAGCCTCTCCGCCAATAAGGTATCCCTGTTACATGGGAATCGATATTCCAACGAGGCATGAGCTTATTGCAGCGTGGAGGAGCGTTGAGAATATAAGAAAGGAGATAGGGGCTGATTCTCTTGCTTATTTAAGTATTGAGGGATTAAAGAGGGCTGTTGGTACTGACAAGCTCTGCATGGCATGTTTAACTGGAGAGTATCCAAAATGGGCTTTTGACTTCTAAACGTTTATATCCATGGAATTTGAATGTTACCTGGTGGGACTATGAAGTTGCCTTCAGACGTTGACAATATTTTAAAGGGTAGTTCGTGAATTCTGATTTATGAAAATTGGAAAATTGGAAAGACTTTGCAGGTAATTGGGGTCATTGTGGGGGTTTTGTTCTTCGTGCTGGCTTATCTAAAAGTTGGTGGATGGGTTTATTTCCTAGCTCTGGCTTCAATTGGGCTGATATACTTTGGGACTGTTTTAGACGCCTTTGAGAACTACAGCGGAAACGTTAGAAAGTTCAGGATGCTTGAAGTCACGATGATTCTTCTCTGTGCGCTCTCCTTTGCGTTTGTGAGTGACTACACTCACTCAACGGCCCTTGGAATCGCTGTGAGTGCTCCTTTTTTAGTTCTAGCAGGTTACTTCGGAAATAAAGTTAGGGAGAAGAAAACCTTTGAGGTCACAGTTCTCATGGGTAAATTCTAGCCGGAGTCCTTGGGAAGAGGGTGG
It encodes:
- a CDS encoding indolepyruvate oxidoreductase subunit beta, whose product is MEFNLIIAGVGGQGGLTLSRIIGNAAMVEGYRVRIGETLGMSQRYGSVLSYLRFGDNVYSPLIEEGKANLMLALEPVEALRNARFLGKDSYAIINAYPIHTATTLVGKEKYPELDEIKSAIAKICKVDMMNFQAEADKINPRTLGVLMLGYAYGKGLLPLKEESLVEGIKLTLREKLWEINFKALERGIELSRYAE
- a CDS encoding MFS transporter, coding for MEKDVPVLVIATAVGQLFLQFSWFIMPFYLKALGYGMDKMGILFSIQTLTGGVFFLLAGQISLKIGYKKTLIIAAILGALGRVLQILAFNFLTLIAGFFLVGINMGLRDPNYSALLSEKVSSEEERHKLFSYSFGLGTLANALGVLVAGYLPGYLMGNGMPKEIAYRIILSLALIQFAIVLPALAIIKDVPVREQKIKWRKDLVAKILKFSLPSAIIGLGAGITIPFMSIYFNMRFGRNIRDISWVFFGQQLVMGLGSFLLPKLVNKIGPVKVITYFQWSAALLFLIFPSLPTFLLAAIVYVVRSILMNIVWPVNDSFMMGFFSTEEKATAAGIRRAFSTFMRALGNYTGGVLFAVSLAYPFYATAILYILATAMFYAFFIRHND
- a CDS encoding phosphate signaling complex PhoU family protein, which translates into the protein MEFRKIQFTGRSSYIVSLPKSWVKEHGLKQGDIVSLTVNPDGSITIFPGKPRDHGLKKTLRICKKFSPDMAVRLVISAYIQGYDTIEILLEDEMPLYKVAVRKTLQSLPGVEIILDEPQKIVAKSLLDEEEINLAELLGRMESIVKSMFGDLELILQDPKNKELLRDINDLENELDRFYFLIIRAVNRLLSKRGVSEESGIIGRTFDLIGVLLIARNIERIGDHIMRIAENPSEINVPYLIEKFTEILSQVETRDLEKVDKLMLELSEEAKKIDYRASIAMDSYRRILEYLENIGETIINMAIS
- a CDS encoding isoaspartyl peptidase/L-asparaginase family protein, translating into MVAIIVHGGAGTIRKEDRIPKVIEGVKEAVLAGWRELKKGSALDAVEEAVKVLEDNPLFNAGTGSVLTIDGKVEMDAAIMRGKTLEAGAVAGIWGVKNPISVARKVMEKTDHVLLVGEGAVKFARLMGFPEYDPVTEERKKQWAELKEKLLKGEVRHWKKLGELIKEYPEVLRSTVGAVAFDGEEVVAGTSTGGVFLKMFGRVGDTPIIGAGTYANEVAGASCTGLGEVAIRLVLAKTATDFVRLGMDAQAASDAAISLATKYFGKDTMGIIMVDSQGNVGFAKNTKHMSYAYMKEGMEEPEAGV
- a CDS encoding MFS transporter, with translation MGGFKHLWFLNLSTFFFFLGISLLNPLISPYAITLGAQPFLVGLVAGVASGVSLISKLFGGYVGDRGYRFHAMFLGNVLGVVSGLLYIFSGLSGSIAVFALGRAIHGFAMGIFFPSSLSSAVDLAPEGRVGEALGWRGMMFSLGNIVGPAIGGFISDKFGFTFAFALTIAFSILGALFVLSVWRETGEIKAGKHEEHASYGELLKPFFVSASLALFFISMAYSGVVTFLPALYKVSGLGQGVFGIYMMLMGFSSFLTRLVGGKSADRMGPIPVARFGIFMIFLGYLSLLKFKFPPYSYVPAVVSGLGFGLSLPALQFMALAKLPQKIRTMGSSIYTMFFDLGMLSGQVVLGYIAQLKGYNGVFPLVAFLPVVSIILVNAPLLWRDRNES
- a CDS encoding radical SAM protein, whose translation is MKVRVSYGTAIAMGLVKAKLLARPTTAYLMTYYEGKCLNDCKFCPQARSSRASADKLSRVTWPAFDLSQVVEKFPQGGFRRICLQTIDYPGLIDDVFTILRAFRRYNTPISVSITPVERCVLEEFKKLNVDYIGIGLDVASEWLYNEIKVSRHSWEDMWSFFDDVIEVFGKGRAVVHIIVGLGETDYELLRTIAEVYERGGIVSLFAFTPIKGTPLENYKPPSVKRYRRIQWAHYLIKTGKATLRDFEFDEDGNLVGFPRDGVNPIAFVTQGCPWCNRPYYNERPGKEPYNFPTSEMVEIENIKKELF
- a CDS encoding potassium channel family protein, giving the protein MKELEEIKDCLIEMKNLSSLMVDLALSSVMYNSEEIAEEVYILEEKIDELTLKVKKLALRAAKNLDDPESMLSVIEMATINEQISDSAYEIADIVLRDVEPHPIIRKIMHDVEEEIGRVKVHSGSILIGQTLKQLKLPSKIGVRLIAIKRGNRYIYNPSSDETIKEGDVLIAVGAGIDKLRELSNEKAEEEEELE
- a CDS encoding potassium channel family protein translates to MEDIEEFKYEPKSVKEIFIEMKNTVELMIDLAYASILFGDKEIAEEVLDLEERMDLLNYQLMTHTVLAARNVKEAEQATTILQMANAIEDISNAAGDLAKMVLEGVELHPIIKETILEGEEIIGRIVVSPDSVLVGRTLGELELASNTGVWIIAVRRGKRWIFGPDKEFRIRAGDILIGRGTRTSIDQLKEIARGVIRVIGNERVRGD